One Dysidea avara chromosome 8, odDysAvar1.4, whole genome shotgun sequence genomic window, AGCTATTTAGACAAGTAAATTTATTTTGCACACATTAAgtcaacaaacaaattacaataGTTCACACTGAAAACTTCTAGTAGAAATAATTGTCACCCCAGGGGTGAAATTTACACTTCTAACAGCATAAGTAGTCAACATTTGTCACCAAAATACCAGTAGTTTACACAAACATATTACAATTGTGAAGTGTGTGCATTTATAAATTAGCTATGCCAGATACCTCTGCAATACGGTAAGAAGCTAAACTACAGTGTGCAGCATGTCTTTACACAGTGGACAGACAATACGAGGACTCATCCTTTCTTCAGATATATAAACTAGCAAGTTGCAAAGTTTACAATAGGCATGTGAAACTGACAGGGCTCCACAAGCCATCATACATCTCTTGCAGTTAGCACGCTTAGCTCCATTAACAATTTCACAACAAGCACACACCCAATATTCATATTTCTGTCCTAATGGAGTAACACAATCTTTGATAGATCGTGGAGTAGTCGTTGGTCGTCTATTTGTTGGATTATCTATCTGAGCTGCAGCTCTGGCAGACTGAGAGTAGCCAAAAATATTTCCATAATTACTCGATGGTGGTTTTGCTTTCAAGTCCTCCACTTGAGCTCTTGTTTTATGCTTTTTATCTAGATGTTTTTTAATAGTACTCAAATCTTGCTTTTTATACTGAGACACTTCTATGTTAAGGCTTGCTGTGGCTTGCATTGACTTCCTTCTGAGATCTTCCAAGTCCAGTTTTCCATGCTTAGGAGCTGCTGGTGTGGTAGTGGTTGTTGACTGACTaacagcagtagtagtagtagtagtagtagttaacACTGGTTTGCAAACTGGTACATTACCATATAGTACAGGATCAGTAGTGTTAGTTGTACTAGTTGATGTATACTGATTGTCAAAAGCAGTGGAAACATGGTCACCAGGTGCACTAGCGTATGCTGTAGATACAGTTGTGCTAGATATCATGGCAGCCATTGTACTAACAGTAATGGTAGAGGATGTGGTAAAGGTAACAGTTGTACATGTCTCACCACTATCAGGCATGGAGTTCTGTTTAGTAAACATCCCTGAAGATGATTTTACAGATAGCTGATTATCAAAGGACTGAAAGTCTTCTCCTGTTCTGGTATTGCCAGTAGTTGGTCTGACGCTACTAGTGGGCAATGAATGTAGTGCACCACTACTACCTTGTAACGAGTTCCTGATGTGATCTTGCTGAGTAACATCTCGCGGAAAGTTGTCAAATGCTGGTTGATTTTGGCCAAATCTATACCTTTCATGGGATAATTCAACTGTTGGTAAAGGAGGATATTTTGTATAAGATGGAGCAACAGTAGTAACTGAAGATAGATAAGTCGGCATATATACACCAGCAGACATCTGAGGATCACCAATCGGACCATGACCAGCTAGTGGGTTATGTTTAATCTCAGGAGGATTACGGTAACCAAGGTGGGTACTTTCAGGGATCAAACCATCATCATCAAACTCTGATGAAGGATTGGTGTGATGTACTGATGTAAAATTAACACTAGGATCATCAATATCAGGTGGTGGTAGATCTTTTAAATCAACATAAAAATTGGATTTACAATCGGCATTTGGTATTATATTGGCTGATCCAGGAGGCGTGCTATAATCTCCACTTGCAGTAGTGATGTTACTGGAAGATGTACTACTGTTGGGATGAGCCATTGTTGCTTTAGTTAGCTTCCTTGATAGCTGGCTTGCTTGAAGATCTGTTGCATTATTAGGTAAATTCCGTGATGGTGCATCATTAACGGTAGATCCAGTTGCTGAAGAAATCTGTTTAGATGTAGAAATAAACATTAAAAATGATTTGTCAAGACCATGTAAAGCATATGATACTTAAGAGCAATGATGTTTCAAACCCCACCTTGTGGTAATTGTAAATGTGACACTAACAAACACTATAATGGTAGAACTGTTTAGTAGGGGATCGGCCCAATAATGAAAGGTGCCTACCAAAATGCCACCTCTAAAAACCACCCTAGAATATTCTTAGTGGCAAAAGTGCCTTAACTGAATAGTCTTAGTGTATCTAATAAGCTTTAGGCAAAATAGGGTTTTGGCAATTTAAAGGGTGTATATAAAAGATTTTGTTTAGTATAGATGCATCATAAAGCCACCACTTTTTAACAAAAATACTTAAATCAagtgtggcatgtgcctttggGGTCATGATGAGCGTCTTTCTTTGAACATTGATCTCCAATTGCACTGATCATTTTTACTATGAAATgaaaccatatatatatatagtccagGTGAAAACTTCAAAATGCGCTTTATTTTTAGGTAGGTAGCATCCCCAGGCTACTGTAATAATATACTATTTTAACGGTATTGAATAATGTTCCAAATGTATAACAGAGTTTCGCATGTTGTTCATCTGGACTGACTGCAGAAGTATAAAAACTGGTTACTACACAGTTCTGTTCCATAAAAATTCAACTCGATTATTGTTAAAAAATTATATTCATCCTTAGGCTTTCACTCAAACTATAAGCAATTTtcaagatcaagacacacggtagtgtgtcgtgcggcgaAGCcggcgccacaccgtgagtatatttacaggaagaaagtaaacgcgattttcacacctttgtagctccgtgattccttatccgattgaaaccaaagttgctacagaggtgccggctaggtaggggagtccacattccaaatttgaagaaaatcgctccggccatttccgagatacgagcggccaaaatttggggttttttttcttcgtttttttttccttcttctacttcttttcgcacactttgcaaaatccgaaataaaacacgaatgcgtgctccaattggcctgaaatttggcacacttaaagggctcattaaggcaaatctcagtaccaagtttggtaggaatctgatgaacattcacggagttatgaccaattatttgcgtaaaataaggtcgaaggtctgtcacgcccacagggtaaaccgcttgaaggaatgagctgaaaattgctatgtagacggagtaactatcgtaggagtgcctttttgtggtttgaaaggaatccagttaaaggccatcgagatataacacaaaacccaacctgtgtcacaattatgcgatcgatttttatgaataaaaaactaaaagttttcacgcctaccaggcaaaccgcttagagtagtgagctgaaaattggtgtgtggctggaataattatcatagaaagtccgtgcagtagtacagaagaatcggattacaaaccactgagttatgattccaaagccaactacgtgtagcatatgtgagatcgagatactctaatagaacagtcaccctaataaagcattcagctacgtttataacttactccattatagaattatattacattgcaagttattctgtagggaattcagctacatacagttaatcttatagacaattcaactacaagcaagtcaccctgtagagaattcagctacaaatatgttgctgtagagattcagaacattataagtcacactgaagagaattcagcgataaacaagtcaccttgtagagagttcagctacaacaagtcactctgtagagaattcagctacaaacaaatcactgcgtaaagggttcagctacaaaaaaaagctacccagtagagagttcatctagatcagctacaaacaagtcactttaagcaatgttcagctacaagtaactcactctgtagagagttcagctacaaacaagtcattctgtagtacaaacaagtcaccgtgtagctggagagttcagcaaccaatcaaaaaaccactctgtaaagagttcagctatacaaacatgttataattctatagagaaagttttaactctatattgagatcagctagaaacaattagtcatccagtagagagatcagctacaagacatcaccttatagagagtttagttacaaaggaaccaccatgtagagagttcagctgcaaacatatcaccctgtagacagtgcagctatgaactgatcaccctgtagagaattcagctagaaaaagtcatcctgtagagagatcagctagaaggatcaccttgtagagagttcaactacaaacaaatcaccctgcagatagttcagctacaaacaagtcaccctatagagagatcagctagaagaagttaccttgtacatacaaagaaaccatcatataaagagttcagctgcaaacaaatcaccctgtagaaagttcagctacagatcaccctgtagagagatcagctagaagaaatcaccttgtagagagttcagctacaaagaaaccaccatgtagagagttcagctgcaaacaaatcatctgtagaggaaacaagttcaccctgtagagagatcagctagaaacaagtcaccctgtagagagagcagctacaaagaaaccatcctgtagagagttcaattacaaacagataactctacagagagttcagctagaaacaagtcatccagagatcagctagaaacaagtcaccctgtagagagatcagttacaaagaaaccatcctgtagagagttcaattgcaaacagaaaaccctatagagagttcagctagaatcaagtcaccgtgtagagagatcagctagaaacaagtcatcctgtagagagatcagctagaaacaagtcagaagaatcggattacaaaccactgagttatgattccaaagccaactacgtgtagcatatgcgagatcgagatactctaatagaacagtcaccc contains:
- the LOC136264082 gene encoding uncharacterized protein isoform X1; this encodes MEATLQANQKTIHENYQQIKDMDKEIQILKKTARKSSDEVEQYESRCIDYEETINQLEGEKESLLRTNMHLAQELARLMDLDQKFAESNKTIEHYKSLLEKHRLEIPEENLHNEDDFMISSATGSTVNDAPSRNLPNNATDLQASQLSRKLTKATMAHPNSSTSSSNITTASGDYSTPPGSANIIPNADCKSNFYVDLKDLPPPDIDDPSVNFTSVHHTNPSSEFDDDGLIPESTHLGYRNPPEIKHNPLAGHGPIGDPQMSAGVYMPTYLSSVTTVAPSYTKYPPLPTVELSHERYRFGQNQPAFDNFPRDVTQQDHIRNSLQGSSGALHSLPTSSVRPTTGNTRTGEDFQSFDNQLSVKSSSGMFTKQNSMPDSGETCTTVTFTTSSTITVSTMAAMISSTTVSTAYASAPGDHVSTAFDNQYTSTSTTNTTDPVLYGNVPVCKPVLTTTTTTTTAVSQSTTTTTPAAPKHGKLDLEDLRRKSMQATASLNIEVSQYKKQDLSTIKKHLDKKHKTRAQVEDLKAKPPSSNYGNIFGYSQSARAAAQIDNPTNRRPTTTPRSIKDCVTPLGQKYEYWVCACCEIVNGAKRANCKRCMMACGALSVSHAYCKLCNLLVYISEERMSPRIVCPLCKDMLHTVV
- the LOC136264082 gene encoding uncharacterized protein isoform X2; translated protein: MHLAQELARLMDLDQKFAESNKTIEHYKSLLEKHRLEIPEENLHNEDDFMISSATGSTVNDAPSRNLPNNATDLQASQLSRKLTKATMAHPNSSTSSSNITTASGDYSTPPGSANIIPNADCKSNFYVDLKDLPPPDIDDPSVNFTSVHHTNPSSEFDDDGLIPESTHLGYRNPPEIKHNPLAGHGPIGDPQMSAGVYMPTYLSSVTTVAPSYTKYPPLPTVELSHERYRFGQNQPAFDNFPRDVTQQDHIRNSLQGSSGALHSLPTSSVRPTTGNTRTGEDFQSFDNQLSVKSSSGMFTKQNSMPDSGETCTTVTFTTSSTITVSTMAAMISSTTVSTAYASAPGDHVSTAFDNQYTSTSTTNTTDPVLYGNVPVCKPVLTTTTTTTTAVSQSTTTTTPAAPKHGKLDLEDLRRKSMQATASLNIEVSQYKKQDLSTIKKHLDKKHKTRAQVEDLKAKPPSSNYGNIFGYSQSARAAAQIDNPTNRRPTTTPRSIKDCVTPLGQKYEYWVCACCEIVNGAKRANCKRCMMACGALSVSHAYCKLCNLLVYISEERMSPRIVCPLCKDMLHTVV